A region from the Geobacillus vulcani PSS1 genome encodes:
- the ispE gene encoding 4-(cytidine 5'-diphospho)-2-C-methyl-D-erythritol kinase, whose amino-acid sequence MRLSIKAPAKINLSLDVLYKRPDGYHEVKMVMTTIDLADRIELVALPEEDAIRIVSQNRFVPDDCRNLAYQAAKLLKETFSIRQGVAISITKHIPVAAGLAGGSSDAAATLRGLNKLWQLGLTMDELAELGAKIGSDVAFCVYGGTALATGRGEIITPIASPPPCWVVLAKPPIGVSTAEVYRNLELERVSHPDVDAMVSAIERQDYAAICRLVGNVLEEVTLKKYPEVAHIKEQMKRFGADAVLMSGSGPTVFGLIEHDSRMQRVYNGLRGFCDQVFAVRMLGERHSLD is encoded by the coding sequence GTGAGGTTGTCGATAAAAGCGCCGGCGAAAATCAATTTGTCACTCGACGTTCTTTATAAGCGCCCGGATGGTTACCATGAAGTGAAAATGGTGATGACGACGATCGATTTGGCCGATCGCATTGAGCTTGTCGCGTTGCCGGAGGAGGATGCGATTCGCATCGTTTCGCAAAACCGCTTTGTGCCGGATGATTGTCGCAACTTGGCGTATCAGGCGGCGAAACTTCTTAAAGAGACGTTTTCCATCCGCCAAGGGGTGGCCATTTCCATTACGAAGCATATTCCGGTGGCCGCCGGATTGGCGGGGGGAAGCAGCGATGCGGCGGCGACGCTGCGCGGGTTGAACAAGCTTTGGCAGCTTGGATTAACGATGGATGAACTGGCAGAACTAGGGGCGAAAATCGGCTCGGATGTCGCATTTTGCGTCTACGGCGGAACCGCCTTGGCGACGGGGCGCGGGGAAATCATCACTCCGATCGCTTCCCCGCCGCCGTGCTGGGTTGTGTTGGCCAAGCCCCCGATCGGTGTGTCGACGGCGGAAGTGTACCGAAACTTGGAGCTTGAGCGTGTCAGCCATCCAGACGTCGATGCGATGGTGAGCGCGATCGAGCGACAAGATTATGCGGCGATCTGCCGGTTGGTCGGCAATGTTCTTGAGGAAGTGACGTTGAAAAAATATCCGGAAGTCGCGCATATTAAAGAACAAATGAAGCGGTTTGGCGCTGACGCGGTGCTGATGAGCGGCAGCGGGCCGACCGTGTTTGGGCTGATCGAGCATGATTCCAGAATGCAGCGGGTATATAATGGGTTGCGCGGCTTTTGTGACCAAGTGTTTGCAGTGAGAATGTTAGGAGAACGGCATTCTCTTGATTAA
- a CDS encoding small, acid-soluble spore protein, alpha/beta type, with protein MGRRRGIMSQRLKEELAKELGFYDVVQREGWGAIRAKDAGNMVRLAIERAERQLAGTTE; from the coding sequence TTGGGTCGACGCCGCGGGATTATGTCGCAACGTTTGAAGGAAGAGCTGGCGAAAGAGCTGGGCTTTTACGATGTCGTGCAGCGTGAGGGATGGGGCGCCATCCGCGCGAAGGACGCAGGAAACATGGTCAGATTGGCGATTGAACGGGCGGAACGGCAGCTGGCCGGAACAACGGAATAG
- the veg gene encoding biofilm formation stimulator Veg, translated as MPKTLSDIKKTLDSNIGKRLTLRANGGRRKMIERCGILAETYPSVFVIELDQKENSFERVSFSYADVLTETVKLTFWDDEQAGGQ; from the coding sequence ATGCCAAAGACTTTATCCGATATTAAAAAAACGCTGGATTCCAATATCGGGAAACGGTTGACGCTGCGAGCCAACGGCGGACGCAGAAAAATGATTGAGCGTTGTGGTATTTTGGCGGAAACATATCCATCCGTATTTGTCATTGAGCTGGATCAAAAAGAGAATTCGTTTGAACGCGTATCGTTCAGTTACGCCGATGTATTGACAGAGACGGTAAAGTTGACGTTTTGGGATGATGAGCAAGCAGGGGGGCAGTAG
- the yabG gene encoding sporulation peptidase YabG gives MDVIKIGDIVARKSYQCDLLFRVIDMKEKNGEWEAILYGEDVRLVADAPCSDLVVIDEQEQQERKKREIELIEQSYRLFRQDYQAIKQKVEYRATGGYRVEKDFFQIPGRVLHLDGDPLYLRKCMDLYERIGVPVHGIYCEESEMPEKVGYWIEQFRPDILVITGHDSYSKSKGKVHELKAYRHSRHFVQTVKEARKKVPHLDQLIIFAGACQSHFESLIRAGANFASSPARVNIHALDPVYIVSRLSFTPFTETVDVWDVLRNTLTGEKGLGGVETKGVLRTGMPFRLIEDREENRRN, from the coding sequence ATGGACGTCATTAAAATCGGCGATATTGTCGCCCGAAAGTCTTACCAATGTGATTTATTGTTCCGAGTCATTGATATGAAAGAAAAAAACGGCGAGTGGGAAGCGATTTTGTATGGTGAGGATGTGCGTCTCGTCGCGGACGCTCCGTGCAGTGATTTAGTCGTCATCGATGAGCAGGAGCAACAGGAACGGAAGAAGCGGGAAATCGAGCTGATCGAACAATCGTACCGACTTTTTCGCCAAGATTATCAGGCGATCAAGCAAAAAGTCGAATATCGGGCGACCGGCGGATACCGGGTGGAGAAAGATTTTTTTCAAATTCCGGGGCGCGTTCTCCATTTGGATGGCGACCCGTTATATTTGCGCAAATGTATGGATTTGTATGAACGGATCGGCGTGCCGGTGCACGGCATTTATTGCGAGGAAAGCGAAATGCCGGAAAAAGTTGGCTATTGGATCGAGCAGTTTCGTCCGGATATTTTAGTCATCACCGGGCATGATTCGTATTCGAAGTCAAAAGGAAAGGTGCATGAGTTAAAAGCGTACCGCCATTCGCGCCATTTTGTGCAAACGGTGAAAGAAGCGCGCAAAAAAGTGCCTCATTTGGACCAACTGATCATTTTCGCCGGCGCCTGCCAGTCGCACTTTGAGTCGCTCATCCGCGCTGGGGCGAATTTTGCCAGTTCACCAGCGCGGGTGAACATTCATGCTCTGGACCCTGTCTATATCGTTTCGCGCCTCAGCTTCACCCCGTTCACCGAAACGGTCGATGTATGGGATGTGCTGCGCAACACGTTAACCGGGGAAAAGGGGCTTGGTGGGGTGGAAACGAAAGGCGTGCTCCGCACCGGGATGCCGTTTCGCCTCATTGAGGATCGAGAGGAAAACCGCCGCAATTGA
- the rsmA gene encoding 16S rRNA (adenine(1518)-N(6)/adenine(1519)-N(6))-dimethyltransferase RsmA, which produces MHKDIATPGRTKEILERYGFSFKKSLGQNFLIDANILRKIVDVADISRDTGAIEIGPGIGALTEQLARRAKKVVAFEIDGRLLPILADTLSPYDNVCIIHQDVLKADLHTVIAKELADVTDRMVVANLPYYVTTPIIMKLLTDRLPIRGMVVMLQKEVADRLAAKPGTKDYGSLTIAVQYYTEAEVVMTVPRTVFMPQPNVDSAVIRLVKRQHPPVVVNDEGVFFQVVRASFAQRRKTLFNNLINNLPGGKENKEQIERALAALGIDPRRRGETLDIAEFASLSNALTPLFSK; this is translated from the coding sequence ATGCATAAAGATATTGCAACACCGGGGCGGACGAAAGAAATTTTGGAGCGATATGGCTTTTCGTTTAAAAAGAGCCTTGGACAAAACTTTTTGATCGATGCGAACATTTTGCGGAAAATCGTGGATGTTGCCGACATCTCCCGCGATACGGGGGCGATCGAAATTGGACCGGGTATCGGAGCGTTGACGGAGCAATTGGCGAGGCGGGCGAAAAAAGTCGTCGCTTTCGAAATCGATGGCCGGCTGTTGCCCATTTTGGCTGATACGCTATCCCCCTATGACAATGTGTGCATCATCCATCAAGATGTATTAAAGGCTGATTTGCACACCGTCATCGCCAAGGAATTGGCCGATGTAACCGATCGGATGGTTGTCGCCAACTTGCCGTATTACGTGACAACGCCAATCATTATGAAGCTGCTCACCGATCGGCTGCCTATCCGCGGCATGGTCGTCATGTTGCAAAAAGAAGTGGCGGATCGTCTCGCCGCCAAGCCAGGAACGAAAGATTACGGCTCGCTGACGATCGCCGTGCAATATTATACCGAAGCAGAAGTTGTCATGACCGTGCCGCGCACCGTCTTTATGCCGCAGCCGAATGTCGATTCCGCCGTCATCCGGCTTGTGAAGCGGCAGCATCCGCCTGTTGTTGTCAACGATGAAGGTGTGTTTTTTCAAGTGGTGCGGGCAAGCTTCGCCCAGCGCCGCAAAACGCTGTTCAACAACTTGATAAACAATTTGCCGGGAGGAAAAGAGAACAAAGAGCAAATTGAACGAGCGCTCGCTGCTTTGGGCATTGACCCGCGCCGCCGCGGGGAGACGCTTGACATCGCTGAGTTTGCTTCATTAAGCAACGCGTTGACACCGCTTTTCAGCAAATGA
- the rnmV gene encoding ribonuclease M5 — protein MKIKEVIVVEGKDDTAAIRRAVDADTIETNGAAVGADVIERIKLAKERRGVIIFTDPDFPGEKIRRTIAEQVPGCKHAFLPREAAKAKNGKGVGVEHASPDEIRQALANVYEEAPDWKEEITFAELIEAGLIGGAMARRRRQRLGEELKIGYANGRQFHKRLQMFRISRDAFYAALAQVMQEEADDA, from the coding sequence ATGAAGATCAAAGAAGTGATCGTTGTGGAAGGAAAAGATGATACGGCGGCGATCCGGCGCGCCGTCGATGCCGATACAATCGAGACAAACGGAGCAGCGGTGGGCGCGGATGTCATTGAGCGGATCAAGCTGGCGAAAGAGCGCCGCGGCGTGATCATTTTTACCGATCCCGATTTTCCTGGTGAAAAAATTCGCCGCACGATTGCCGAACAGGTGCCGGGGTGCAAGCATGCCTTTTTGCCGCGCGAGGCGGCCAAAGCGAAAAACGGCAAAGGGGTGGGGGTTGAGCACGCATCTCCCGACGAAATCCGTCAGGCGCTCGCCAATGTGTATGAAGAGGCGCCGGATTGGAAGGAAGAAATTACGTTTGCTGAACTGATCGAGGCTGGGTTGATCGGCGGCGCGATGGCGCGCCGGCGGCGGCAACGTCTCGGGGAGGAGCTGAAAATCGGCTATGCGAACGGCCGGCAGTTTCATAAGCGGCTGCAAATGTTCCGCATTTCCCGTGACGCTTTTTATGCCGCGTTAGCGCAAGTGATGCAGGAGGAGGCGGACGATGCATAA